The Prionailurus bengalensis isolate Pbe53 chromosome C2, Fcat_Pben_1.1_paternal_pri, whole genome shotgun sequence DNA segment agaggagcaggaagaagggTTTAAACAGTTTTCAGGTAACCAAGAAATGGCCAGTTTACTGCTTAAGCCTTTGGCTGATTCCTGGTTCTGGTGAGTCAAGCTGACAAGGAAGCCCAGGGTCATGGCTGGCCCTGAGTAGATGCCACAGAGAACCCAGTCCATGCCAggatccacccatccatctgactgagccacagggGTTTCTTCTTGCACCTTCAGGTtgggcagggctgggacagggTGTCCTGGCTGTCCACCGAGATGAGCCCTGAGCTGGCTAGGGAGGGACGCAAGAGTCAGGATCTGGGTGAACAACTGATGGCCTGAGGGTCCCAGAGCCAGGTGAGATGAGATGGGAAACCGGCCTGATAGGGGCATGGCTGTCTAGAGCAGTGTGATTCTGCACCCCTCTCCCAGGCACTTGGAGATGTCTGGAGACATCCTTTTGGTTGGGgaatctagtgggtagaagccaggaatgctgctaaaaATCCTTCAATCCATAGGACAACCTACCACCACTCCCAACAGAGAATTATATGGCCCCAAATGGCAACAGTGCCATGGATGGGAAATCCTGGTGTGGAGCAATCTGGGTAAGAGGGGCTTAAAATCCAAGGCACTCCCTGCGATGAAACTGCCCCTATTCTGGGGAAGAGGCATTTTTTTCCCAACTCAGCAAGATGCAGTCTGAGGCAAGGACTAGCAtgagccccaggctggggggggtggggggggggaggtggggaggggaaagccATGGCAGTGCTAGGGGAGGAAGAGAATGTACCTGCTGTCACCCAGGCTTTGATTTGTGCAAGAAGCAATTTATAAGAGATACTTAGTCTTTAATGGAAGGTCAAAAAGTCAACCCACACGATTATGTCATCTCTTTACTGGCAAAGGCAGAGGTTTTAAAGCACTTTGACATACCCACCCGGTGGGAAATGAAATGTGATCAAAGATCTTCACTGTGGAACTGTTTCTAAGagcaaaagattggaaacaacataaatgacCATCGGTGGTGGGCAAGCTAGATAAACAATGGAATATCCCGCCAAAGAATGACATTTTCTATGTATAGAAGTAGAAAGGTCTCTGGAATATATTAACTGGAAAAAAGCACAGTGAGAAGAACACTACGGAATACTTCGCTGCCATTAGATGAAAAGGGAGGCAAAAAATCAACAGTATATTCATCATTGCTTACATTTGCATAAAGCAGGGGATCTCAAACTTCTCTTTGTATCGTAACCACCCAGAGGGCCTTTTCAGCCATACTTAACTTTAAACATCAACCTTgcttttatttgggggagggatgTGGAAATGTGCCCACTTTTCTCGCCCAGAACGCAACTCCCCAGCTTTTCTGGCCCTGGCCGCTCACCAGCCCGACTGGCCAGGAGCAAAGATCAGTGACCAGCTCCTTTCCTAATCACTCCGGCAAACCCTCCCAGACTGTTTGTTAACCCTTAAGAGGCTGCTGAATGTGAGACGTTCAAGGCGTTGGAAGGAATCCCTCAGGAACCAAAGACTTGGAGCCACTAAAGCacctcccccctcctcacccccatctcctcctccatCTGGAAGTGACCTTCAGGTCACTGAATGAAGGTGGCTGCAGGCCAGAGACAAACCTAGCCCTCGGACGCCCCctacccccgccccgcccccgcgaaGGGGGCGGAGCGACGGCTGCGAGGGCTCCTCCCGCGGGCTTTGTGCGCGCCTGGAATCCAGCTGTCGCCGCCCCTCGGAGCCCCCTGCCCCCGGCGGGCGCACATTTCCGGGCCGCCCACCACCCCGACCGCGTCGGTAGCCGCTGCGCCTGCCTGCTCCGTGGCCGTCCCGCCCCAGTAGCCCCCGAAATGCCGGTCGACTTCACCGGGTACTGGAAGATGTTGGCTAACGAGAATTTCGAGGAGTACCTGCGCGCTCTCGGTAAGCTGCTGCCCTGGCTGGCCGCTCGGGGACGAGGGCTGGGCCCCGCAGAGCCCTCCCGAGGGCCCTCCTGCCTCCGCCTGGGCCAGCCGCCGCCCCGTGCGCCGGCCAGCGAAAGGGATTCGGCCGCCAACTTGGAGGGTGGGGGTTGTTAGGACTAATTGGTGGTAAACATCTGATAGTTGCCTCTAGACTTGGATAACTTCATTAGAAAAGCTGGGTGTAGTTTGCTCGGTTGCTTGGTACAGGGTCAGCATAAGGCCAGAAAACtttgttgcaaaaaaaaagaatgcgcCGAACCGGTTGCTGGCTGAGACAGCGCTAAGCGAACAGGAAACCCCAATGGTGCTGCCCCGGGGAGGAGCCGGCTCCTGGGACCCCGCTACCTTGGAGACAGTTATCTGAATTTTCCTGCCAATTCTCTGTCCCCTCTACCCCCTCATCCCCTGCAGATGTCAACGTGGCCTTGCGCAAAATTGCCAACTTGCTGAAGCCAGACAAAGAGATTGTGCAGGACGGCGACCATATGATCATCCGCACGCTGAGCACTTTCAGGAACTATATCATGGACTTCCAGGTTGGGAAGGAGTTTGAGGAGGATCTGACGGGTATAGATGACCGCAAGTGCATGGTGAGGATTTGCATACACCAGGGCATCTCCTGCCCAGGGGGCCTGACCGAAGTCTGGACTACTTCCTttgggagggaggcgagggccCTTATGTTCTTAGGGACCAAGGATCTTCATACTCCCAGCCCTCAAGGTAGGCAGCACCCACTTATCAAGCATCCCCCTCTGCCCAAACAGGATAGTGATGGATATGAAAGCTGCAGATTGTTGAGTCTCTGTTGTGTCCGGGCACTGAGCCAGATGTTTCATACATCTGACTTTATCTAATCCTCACAACCTGTGAGGGTGGTAGGAGTatgaccattttacagatgaggaaacagtctCAAAGAGATGAGTAACATGCCCAGAGTAGCtagggaggggctgggctggaaTTCTAGGCAGGTCTGttgattctcttctctgcctgtaCTAGGGCCAGGTGGAGGAAGgctgaaggaaaggaggaaagaaacacagGGAACTCTTTTGAAGTGTAAAACTTCCTGTATAGCCTAGCATGAAGCCATTCTAGGAAGCAGGGGATATCGTGATCTCCCTGAAGCCTCTGACCTGCCCCACCTCGTCCCCCCGAGCTGGGATTTGGCTCctggccctccccttccccaccctatATTCCACTGCCTGCTGAGCTTCCTTTGAACCTTGCAGCCAACCCCTACTCAGTAGGTCATTGCCATGGTGGCCCAGGCTAGAGGAAGCATTCctgcaggagggggagggaagtgaGCAGCCTATCCCCAAGGGTGGGAAGCTGATGACCCAGAGACCCCAATTAGCGTTTCCACAGGAAATTCTAGAAGGTCAGCCCCAAGTCTCTATCAACATTCTTGGGTCACTGGAAGGTCTGGGTGCTCCCAGCATCCCTTTCAGTCTTGGGTCCAGAGCTAGTATTGTATGCTCACCCCCAGGGACCTGCTTTGCTTGTTGACGgagcgcccccgccccccatctcccttccccctcccatcaTTTACTGAGGGTCTGCTGTGTGCCCCGCACCGCACCATTCTTTTACACCATAGCCCAATGAGGGAGAGATCCACCACCCCATAATATACAATgactgaggctccaagagggGAAGAGACTTGTaagagatgggatttgaaccctaGGCCTTTGCACTTTGAAGCTTACCCTTCTGCTCCCTGCCAGGCCCCTGTCTGCCGGTCACCTTTGCAGAAGCCAGATGGCAGAGGTTTGCTGGGGCTGTGGTTGAAGGTGCCAGAGTGTGGAATCCCAGGCCTGGACTACTCACCCCCGGCCTGTTGATTCATCCGAAGGTAGTCAGGAGTTGATGTCTGAGTCTGCTGTTTGGAGTGATGGCAGAAGAGGGGGTATCCAGCAGGAGTGTCCTTGGAGAGGCCGATACTGGTGTAGGAACATGTCAGTTGTGCCTTAAGAAGGCCCAGGGCCTCTTAATCCTCAGAGAGGCTCGCAGTGGGAAAGGAGACGGGCAGCAGGGTCTGCCTTGGTAAGGTGAGGGCTCTGCCTTCCAGATTACTGTCCACGATCTGTTCCCTGGCCTGCTGGATGGAACTTAAGGACACCTCTTGTCCCCAGCTCATTCTTAGGGTACTCACAGAGCACATCAGACATCTCTTTGTTTTAGGTCACTGCAGCCTCTGGAATGTGCCCGCTTGTACTTACTTGGCTAATTGCCTTCCGTCTTGCTTTCCCTCCCTCATCCATTACTGCTTGAGACGTATGTTGATCACCTGGTAATACTAGCCAGTGCttgttgagtgcttactgtgtaccaCGTACTGTTACCACGTactattaccattttattttaaccCAATCTTCACAATACCGCTTTcaaccccatttcacagataagaaaactgaggcaagatTTCTTGTTGTGTGATGTTGGGGAGGTTAAGTAAGTAGCCGAGGGAGGGTTTGAATTTGGTCTGTCAGCTCCAGAGTCCCTGCCATTAACCACTGCACTGCACCTACCGTGTTCCTCACACACTAATCACGGCCCCAGGCACAGGGACGTGGAGGAGGGTGTCGCAATCCCTTATGTGCCAGGAACTCACAGTCTTTGTGgtgaagacagacacacacagagaacataGTGTGATTAGTGGTGACAAAGGGAAGCACCTAGAGGAGGGGAACCCAGAAGGACTTCTGGAGGAGGTGGCTTCTACAcaagaggaaagggggagaagaaGCGAAGGTTTCAGACACAAAGGAAGGGGCACACGGCCTCCTCCTTTTCTCAACTCAGCATTAGGACATCCCAGGTGAGCAGATCAGGGAGCCCAGCACCTGGGCAAACTAATGACATTGGACTAGGACTCATGGTCACCTTTGCTGTCCCAGGACTCAGGGCGCCCCTCCCAAATGTATGGCACTCACCTTGGTGCTGTTGGGGGGGTGGACGGCCTCTCTGCTCCGGCCTTCCCTTGACCCTTTGCGTTGCAGAGAAGTCCTTCTCTGGCTGCCAGCTGGATGGAAGCCTACGGTGAAGAGCATAGCCAGGGGAGGGCGGAGGATAATCGAATTGTAGCGACTGTCCAGCCTGAGGCTTGCAAGGGCCAGAGGAGCTGCCTGCCAAGAGGCCGCAGGGGTTGAGGTCTTCAAGTCCCCCTGGGGTCCTGGGCCAGGCAGTTGCCAAAGCTAACTTTTACCGCCACCCCTTCTGCTTCACACACTCCACACCCACCAGCCAGGAGCAgtggccaggaggaggccaaTCTGTTCTCGGCACCAGGTTGGCTGGATTCTAACATTTCCTTCCCAGCACATCACAAGGGTCTCATTTCTCACCTGGgattgttcatctgttttgttcattcctTTCTTGGTCCGACAAGCATTTTATGGCGCTTACCCATATCTTTGCAACCCCTGTGTTACTGAGACGAATTGCATAAGATTCCTGCGCTCATAGAGCTCAGGGCAGTGGGGGAGGCCAGACATCCTGTGATAGCATGCAGGTGGGGGCCGGACAGCCAGAGAGGCACCCCCCCTGGAtctgggaggtcagggaaggttCTCACAGGAAGTAGTCTGAACTGTGGCTTGAAGGATAGACAGGAAATAGCCAGGCAAACAGAAAGGGGACAAGAGGAAGGCCAAGGCCAAGAGAACAGAGACCTGTCCCACCTTGGCCTCTGGGCTCAGCcctggagacacagaagcagcaAGGCCTTCTGGAACACCCAGGCCATTTTTCTTCAGTGATGGCAGTACAGTGAGCTGAGGAACACAGtgtggaggggtgagggagcAGTGGTCAGCGAAGTTGCCTGGTTGAGGGGGGCCTTGAAAGACAAGTAAGCATTAGGGCATATGCAGAGACGGGAAAAGTGCATTCTAGACAGAGGGAGCCGTGTCTGTGAAGGCCCAGGAGTCCGAAAAGGGCTGGTTGTGAGAGGGCCTGGGAGGTGGGAGACGTGTAGTCCACAAATACCAGAGTGCCAGATGTGACTGGGGAAGACAGGAGTGATGAGGACCCAGTAGGGAGCCTGCGTGTGACCCTGACAGGCTGCAGGGACCCCTTGCCGGGAGAGGTTTGGTCAGACTGACATCCTTCCTTAAGGGCCCAGGGGCTTCTTGGCTCAGAGACCTCCGATTCTGCCTCTTTCTATGGGAACATTATGTGTGCTCtagcacagcagccagagggtgAAATCTGGCCTGCAGATGTGTTTTTGTTTGGCCTGCAcagtgtttgaaaattttcagagCCAGTTGCCAAAGTTTGTAAGATTTCATAGAAAAATCCATATTTCTGCCTGTTCTTACCAACATAATCAAGATGGCTGAAAACACTGGCTGCCCATTTCTTCCTGTGCCATGTGGACCCCTGGGGCATTGTCAGAGCTGTCCCTTTAGATGGGACACCGCCCAGGCCTCACCCCGCTCTGTTAACctgaagtccaggatcaaggagCCCTTTGTCTTTGTTTGCACTGTGGGTTCTTTAAAGTAGAGTTCTTTAAAGTGTCCTGAAGCGGACACCAGCCACAGGAGCGCATGAACTTGTTAGAAACACACATTCTCTGGCTGCGCTGTTGGCCTATGGAATCAGAAAGTCTGGGTGGGGCTGGTGGCTTGGGGCTCAGTTTGTGCGCCACATGGCTCTGATGCGGCTGAAGTTCGAGAACCCCTGCTCTGGAGGAAAGAAACATATCTGTGTGTACGTGCATCTCTGGAGACACTGGGAAACCATACGGTCAGCTGCAGAGGGCCCCGGGCCACCAGCTCGTTTGGTCCATCATCTGACCCCCCCGGagacattgccatccaggcccaGAGCCACCTGGAATGGCTCAGCGGTCTGTCCCCAGACTGAGAGGTGGAGGATGCAGATCTGTGTGGCCCGGGATCACTCAGCTCACATTTCCAGTCTGTTCTATTCAGATTTTATGTGACCTGCAGGCAGCAGGGACTGTCATTTTGGCGGAAATGTGTGAAGACTGGCTTAGCTTTCTTTGCTCCGCTGCCGCCTTCATGCCTTTATCCATTAAAAGCAAATCTCGGGCCCAGTTTGAAGCCAATATCACGTATTAAATCCAGCACAGGTAGCTTTGGCAGGGTGGGAGGGCTTGCAGGAGGAGGGCTCTCCTCAACCCCAGATAGTGTTCCCCACTCAGGCCAGGGAATCCCTTGGAATGAAGAATGATGGACTTCTTTGTTCCCAGCTGTCCCCAGCATGAGCAGCTTTTGTGGGAGAAGACAGCCTCGGTTGGAATCACAGCCATGAGCCCGGCTCCGCGCAGTGGTGGCAGAAGGGCCCTTTGTCATCCCACCTCGGACACTGAGGCCGGTTTTCCCTGGAGGGGGCACCTTTGTTTATTTGGGAGTCTGGTGCCTTTTGCCCTGGCTGAGGCTTCTCCCTCAGCGCCAGCTGTGAACTCAGGATGACCCCTTCCGCAGAGCCTGCCTTCCGGCTTGCGGCCCTCCACCCCTCggttgctttctttgtttttattgtaaaaggaaaaagagaattcaaaTAGCGAAGGAGAGAGTGGACTGCAAAGGAAAGGGCCCCTTCCCCTACTTGGCCTCATTCCCACCTCCCAGAGGGTATCACCGCTCCTGTTTCTGGTGGATCTGTCGGACATCTTCCTCGAATATAGAAGCTGTCTATCTATTGatcggtttaaaaaaaaaaaaagggaaggaaagaaatccaGTCCTTGGCTCCTTGTTTTCTCACTCAGTGCTGCTTCTTAGGCATCTTTCCATGTCCGTGCTTGTAGATTTTCTGAATTCTCTCTTTTAACCAtctgtgtttccttcccttccttccctgacttcctcccttccttcctccctcccttcctccctccctcccttccttccttccatccatccatccatccatccatccaactaaTTATATATGGTAATACATGAAATCCACGAAACTGCTGTTAACACTTTGGTTTAAACTCTTGCCAGCTCTCTGATCCTGTTCTTGTCTCATTAatgggtttttttctggttcatattttaaagaacacaatGCCGATGGCACAATTAACTCCCTGGACCACAGAGCTGTGAACGCCCTCAGACTGGGGAGCCTTCCGAGGGCCACAGATCAGGCCCCCAGCCCTCTGCTGGGTCCTTTCCAGAATGGAAACACGGAGTCTCTTTCATGTCTTAGCTAAAGTTCTCCGACCTTTGAAATCGGTGTCAGCAGCATGCTTTTGAGGATTacaaaaagaagaatttaagcaacccaaataaaatgcacaaagtaGCTTTCAAGAATCACACTGTTgtgttaggttttgttttttgttaggcaggaacaaagaaaaataacaagccCTAAGTTTTTACCAAGCACCATGCCTGCACCGAATGATTTTAgcactttttctcttttggtcTCCACAACAGATGCAGTTCTCTAAGTGTCATTATGCCCATTTTGCGGATgagaatctgaggctcagagaggtgaagaacCTTTTTGACCCCAGGTCCCAGCCAGCTGGTGGCAGAGGAAGGATTCTAACTGGTCTATTTATAAAGGTCTGTATTACAAGGTCTCCCTCGGAGCTCTGCTGAGGGCCAGCACCTCAGGTCCTTATTGTGAGCCCATCGCAGGCTGGAGGTGAGCGCACAGTACTGACAAGGCATGGGGGTGTGGACAGCAGTGCTAGTCCTAGAGGCCGACATCTGGGCTTGAATCCTCCATTACCCAACTGACAGTGACCTTAAATGACTGGACAcgctgcctctgtcttcacatctgcaaaatgggcatcATGATTGCTGTCTCACAAGGCAAATTCAGAGGACCATGGAGATGGCACAGGGGACAGTGCCTTGTGAAGCCACAACACTGTGTGCAATAAGGGACCGAAAGCCCTTGTGATGCCTTAGACTAGAGGCAAAGCATAATCGTTGACGGTAGCCCGGTGTTGGTTGGGGGAGTTACCGCTGTTTGTTTTTCTGACCGACAttgctctccccacccacccaaagAAACACCTCCTCTTCTGGTGGGAGGTATTCCCTTACTCACCTCATAGGCTCTAGTGGAGCTGCGCGTCATGGTACACTGTCTCTCGTGGGTTGGGCACCTTAAACCAGGGTGATGACCGTGTCCAGTGACCTGTCATGGGATTGCCTCATCTCACCTTTTCCCGGGGTTTAATTTAGGGACGCTGGTGGAGAGCCGTGTTCTAGTCCTAAAGTTCATACGCTGGTGGGATGCCATCTCCCATGGCCGTGTGGAGCAATCCAACAGAAGGGAAAGATGAGGCCAGCAGAGaagcagaaatgagagagagaagctgcaACACTGGGGATTTGCTGGAGCCCCTCCACGACTTTCGGTGTACTTGAGCCAGCCGGGGcattccctttcttccccctgAGGCTGTGTGAACCAGTTTCCTGTCACTAAAGACATCCTCAGACAGAGCCCACAGATCATGGGTTAAAGAACCACATCAATAGTTAGAGCAGGAGTTCTCAAACTTGAGCGGCCCACCCCCCTAAGTTTCCAAAACCTCCACGGAAGGTCTGCCGTGGAG contains these protein-coding regions:
- the RBP1 gene encoding retinol-binding protein 1, which produces MTQREASKMVDIDDCPLGVGRNPSGTKDLEPLKHLPPPHPHLLLHLEVTFRSLNEGGCRPETNLALGRPLPPPRPREGGGATAARAPPAGFVRAWNPAVAAPRSPLPPAGAHFRAAHHPDRVGSRCACLLRGRPAPVAPEMPVDFTGYWKMLANENFEEYLRALDVNVALRKIANLLKPDKEIVQDGDHMIIRTLSTFRNYIMDFQVGKEFEEDLTGIDDRKCMTTVSWDGDKLECVQKGEKEGRGWTQWIEGDELHLEMRVQGVVCKQVFKKVH